In Paenibacillus phoenicis, one genomic interval encodes:
- a CDS encoding Fe-Mn family superoxide dismutase produces MLFVYGPFLPVRILEEIRFWKQQEAEHTEVIQAIVPRLEADYVRLLEEWKPIFEGTEAAADKLLQYALATPHAASSPEIIRQTERLLRASCQQSQEFIRHLEYMLKHSAAVKSVPLAPVVLLHIIRESAYFLEVLERLNRPGEIAGSMAGAPPYPDPYHAAAGQPIYREQASFDSANEEEPQELTAFTTSEQLDLTAETDATTSAEQNRADASEAANTPEEQDVPGAADVSEATLAAEVVQVHVQEQDELSLRQEPAADNNAEAITARVPEHSVPIGGHTLPPLPYPYNALEPYIDEQTMRIHHDKHHKTYVDDLNKAELKLQEARKSGNFDLVKHWERELAFNGAGHYLHTIFWDIMNPKGGGKPQGELLEQIKRDFGSYDAFHKQFSEAAAKVEGGGWAILVWSPRAHRLEILTAEKHQNLSQWDVVPLLPLDVWEHAYYLKHQNARANYIKDWWNVVYWPAVAKRYEAAKKLKWQPF; encoded by the coding sequence ATGTTGTTTGTATACGGGCCTTTTTTGCCTGTGCGCATATTGGAGGAAATCCGTTTCTGGAAGCAACAAGAAGCGGAGCACACGGAAGTCATTCAGGCGATTGTTCCCCGCCTGGAGGCCGATTACGTTCGGCTGCTGGAGGAATGGAAGCCGATCTTTGAAGGGACGGAGGCCGCAGCTGACAAGCTGCTGCAATACGCCTTGGCCACACCTCACGCCGCCTCGAGTCCAGAGATCATCCGCCAGACGGAACGGCTTCTGCGAGCCTCGTGTCAGCAGTCGCAGGAATTTATCCGCCATCTGGAGTACATGCTGAAGCATAGCGCGGCCGTGAAGTCGGTGCCGCTGGCTCCCGTGGTGCTGCTGCACATCATCCGGGAATCGGCGTATTTCCTTGAGGTGCTTGAGCGGCTGAATCGGCCGGGAGAAATCGCCGGCAGCATGGCCGGAGCGCCGCCGTATCCCGATCCTTACCACGCGGCTGCTGGGCAGCCAATATACCGCGAACAAGCGTCTTTCGACTCGGCCAACGAAGAAGAGCCGCAGGAGTTAACAGCCTTCACCACGTCCGAGCAACTGGACTTGACGGCCGAAACGGACGCAACCACCTCCGCCGAGCAAAACAGAGCGGACGCCTCCGAAGCAGCAAACACGCCCGAGGAGCAAGACGTGCCAGGAGCGGCGGACGTGTCCGAGGCCACCCTTGCAGCAGAAGTCGTGCAGGTGCATGTGCAGGAACAGGATGAGCTCAGCCTCCGCCAAGAACCAGCCGCTGACAACAACGCGGAAGCGATTACGGCGCGCGTACCGGAACACTCCGTCCCGATCGGCGGACATACGCTCCCTCCGCTGCCTTATCCATACAACGCGCTGGAGCCTTACATCGATGAACAGACGATGCGCATTCATCACGACAAGCATCACAAGACGTATGTTGACGATTTGAACAAAGCGGAACTCAAGCTGCAGGAGGCGCGGAAATCCGGCAATTTTGATTTGGTGAAGCATTGGGAGCGGGAGCTGGCCTTTAACGGTGCGGGACATTACCTGCATACGATTTTCTGGGACATTATGAATCCGAAGGGCGGCGGCAAACCGCAAGGCGAGCTGCTGGAGCAGATCAAACGCGATTTCGGCAGCTACGACGCGTTCCATAAACAGTTCTCTGAAGCAGCTGCCAAAGTCGAAGGCGGCGGCTGGGCCATCCTGGTGTGGAGCCCGCGCGCTCACCGGCTGGAGATCCTCACAGCGGAGAAGCACCAGAACCTGTCGCAATGGGACGTCGTTCCGCTGCTGCCGCTGGACGTCTGGGAGCATGCGTATTACCTGAAGCATCAAAACGCACGCGCCAACTACATCAAAGATTGGTGGAACGTCGTCTATTGGCCCGCCGTCGCCAAACGGTACGAAGCCGCGAAAAAACTAAAATGGCAGCCGTTTTAA
- a CDS encoding alpha/beta hydrolase: MSHTGRNDLPLPPSAYVSGDVPAATARHISIKNIIIALLLSVLFFLIFCFISLHGYIAWVLSNPKVAPLYSNPKLSINLDYQNITFPAADGSRMMQGWYIPAEDSVKTIVFSHGYGANREEYWIPMYDLANFAHRLNFNVLMFDYGFAAENSKEVATGGKKEAQQLLGAIQVAKQLGSQEIIVWGFSMGAGTALQAGLKSPDIDGMILDSTFLLEPDTMYHNIRQHIDLPRHPSLEIIGMLLPVLNGTSLRQIPYTQVKSEDYPFPILFIHGTEDEKAPYPIAEKLAANQTNPISSVWIVDGAHHELIFREHPKEYLRKVSLFLGQIKLASQKTNIQTGSASE, encoded by the coding sequence ATGAGCCACACCGGTCGAAATGATCTTCCCTTGCCTCCTTCGGCGTACGTTTCCGGCGATGTTCCCGCGGCAACAGCCCGGCACATCAGCATCAAAAACATTATCATTGCCCTCTTATTATCCGTGCTGTTCTTCCTGATCTTCTGCTTTATCTCGCTGCACGGCTATATCGCCTGGGTGCTCTCCAACCCCAAGGTGGCGCCGCTTTATTCCAATCCGAAGCTGTCTATTAATTTGGATTACCAGAACATCACCTTCCCCGCGGCTGACGGGAGCCGAATGATGCAAGGATGGTATATTCCGGCGGAAGATTCCGTCAAAACGATCGTATTTAGCCATGGGTATGGGGCCAACCGCGAGGAGTACTGGATTCCGATGTATGATCTGGCCAATTTTGCCCATCGTCTGAATTTTAATGTCCTGATGTTTGATTACGGCTTTGCTGCGGAGAACAGCAAGGAGGTCGCCACCGGCGGCAAAAAAGAAGCCCAGCAGCTGCTCGGAGCGATCCAGGTTGCCAAACAACTGGGCAGCCAAGAGATCATCGTCTGGGGCTTCTCCATGGGGGCCGGCACTGCACTGCAAGCCGGTTTAAAAAGCCCGGACATCGACGGCATGATTCTCGACAGCACGTTCCTGCTGGAGCCGGATACGATGTACCACAACATCCGCCAGCACATCGACCTGCCGCGCCATCCGTCGCTGGAGATTATCGGTATGCTGCTTCCGGTGTTAAACGGTACCAGCCTGCGGCAAATTCCGTATACCCAGGTCAAATCGGAAGATTATCCCTTCCCGATCCTGTTCATCCACGGCACCGAGGATGAGAAAGCGCCTTACCCCATCGCTGAGAAACTGGCGGCCAACCAAACGAACCCTATTTCTAGCGTATGGATCGTAGACGGCGCGCATCATGAGTTGATTTTCCGCGAGCATCCGAAGGAATATCTGCGTAAAGTGTCGTTGTTCCTGGGCCAGATCAAGCTCGCCTCCCAAAAAACGAATATTCAAACCGGGTCCGCATCCGAATAG
- a CDS encoding IclR family transcriptional regulator: MEDRKLTVRAVERALDILGCFTKASDLGLTEIAAEIGLHKSTVHRLLTTLEERGFVIRDPATEKYRLGLKIWELSTHMSHSDDPAVLLLPQMERLRDRLGETVSLYLRDGIERIRIQAVQSNQAIRRVAPVGARLPLYVGASSKVLVAYSGEEVLQAVLDSPDWPPTIDKAAYVAQLEDIRKAGYATSYEEREPGASAVSAPIFDRTGKLAAALSVSGPVSRLTLQRLEEYGPILVEAAREMGMLM, translated from the coding sequence ATGGAAGACCGGAAGCTGACGGTGCGCGCGGTTGAGCGGGCTTTGGATATATTGGGATGTTTCACAAAAGCAAGCGATCTGGGGCTGACGGAGATCGCCGCCGAAATCGGCCTGCATAAAAGCACGGTCCATCGCTTGTTGACCACGCTGGAGGAGCGGGGCTTTGTGATCCGTGATCCTGCTACGGAGAAGTACCGTCTCGGCCTGAAGATCTGGGAGCTGTCGACCCATATGTCCCACAGCGACGATCCCGCTGTGCTGCTGCTGCCGCAGATGGAGCGGCTGCGCGACCGGCTCGGCGAGACGGTCAGCCTTTATTTACGTGACGGCATTGAGCGGATACGGATTCAGGCGGTGCAGAGCAACCAGGCCATCCGCCGGGTCGCGCCGGTCGGGGCGCGGCTGCCGCTGTACGTGGGCGCGTCCAGCAAGGTGCTCGTCGCCTACTCGGGCGAAGAGGTGCTCCAGGCGGTGCTGGACAGCCCGGACTGGCCGCCGACGATCGATAAGGCGGCCTATGTGGCGCAGCTGGAGGATATCCGCAAGGCGGGATATGCCACCAGCTACGAGGAGCGGGAGCCGGGGGCGTCCGCCGTCTCCGCGCCGATATTTGACCGGACAGGGAAGCTTGCAGCCGCCCTGTCCGTGTCGGGGCCGGTCAGCCGCTTGACGCTGCAGCGGCTGGAGGAATACGGGCCGATCCTGGTGGAGGCGGCCCGGGAGATGGGCATGCTGATGTAG
- a CDS encoding alpha/beta hydrolase family protein yields the protein MTQRSQLFKHAAAVALTLSLALPPASALASQQSATALIPVRKAAEDFGAQVDWLPESRSILITKDGHKLELTLDSSEALVDGKRTILGEPVRITNGRALVDAKWLVEVFGENESAQTDAEAADSADLFLKALLAGNGAEAAKYVSASASSYLPASLLNQLWANYEAVFGKVVGTPSKSETSNTVHRNVTYAFQTAAVPVNLTLRLNAAGEIDDMYIAAAASSAYQKPAYEDAAAYTEREVTVGEGAMALPGTLTLPVGNGPFPAVVLVHGSGTNDRDEAIGSAKPFRDLAVGLAAQGIAVLRYDKVTYEHTFKVAADSKFTLKKETVDDALKAVALLKQTPEIDASRIFVVGHSQGGYAMPLIIAGDTSGDIAGTILLSGPSGKFADVLVEQQAELVSRVKELGLDPAPYEQQAAMYTSIAAMVNDPQYTVDHMPEQFPTQPAYWWFEQKNYVPAEFAKQQSVPMLILQGENDWQVTMKQFEGWKTALQNRKDVAFKSYPQVNHLLAKVDGLSIGAEYAQPSNVSKEIIDDIAAWVQGIK from the coding sequence ATGACCCAACGATCCCAACTATTCAAGCATGCCGCCGCTGTTGCACTCACCCTTAGTCTGGCACTTCCGCCAGCATCCGCTCTGGCATCTCAGCAAAGCGCCACTGCGCTCATCCCTGTACGGAAAGCGGCCGAAGACTTTGGCGCGCAAGTAGATTGGCTGCCGGAAAGCCGCAGCATCCTCATCACCAAGGACGGACATAAGCTGGAGCTGACCCTCGATTCGTCGGAAGCGTTGGTGGACGGGAAACGTACTATTTTAGGGGAGCCTGTACGTATAACGAACGGCCGGGCGCTGGTCGATGCCAAATGGCTGGTTGAGGTGTTTGGGGAAAATGAATCGGCGCAGACGGATGCGGAAGCTGCGGACTCCGCCGACTTGTTCCTGAAAGCGCTGCTTGCCGGTAACGGCGCCGAAGCGGCGAAATACGTCAGCGCCTCTGCATCTTCTTACCTTCCGGCTTCCCTGCTGAACCAGCTATGGGCCAATTATGAAGCGGTGTTCGGCAAAGTGGTTGGCACTCCATCCAAGAGTGAAACGTCCAATACCGTCCACCGCAACGTAACGTACGCCTTTCAAACGGCCGCAGTTCCTGTGAACTTAACGCTGCGGCTGAATGCCGCCGGTGAGATCGACGATATGTATATCGCTGCCGCTGCCAGCTCGGCCTACCAAAAGCCTGCCTACGAAGATGCCGCCGCTTATACTGAGCGGGAAGTCACCGTTGGGGAAGGCGCCATGGCCTTGCCGGGCACCTTAACGCTGCCTGTGGGCAACGGCCCGTTCCCTGCCGTTGTGCTGGTGCACGGCTCCGGAACCAACGATCGGGACGAGGCGATCGGCAGCGCCAAGCCGTTCCGTGACCTGGCGGTGGGCCTGGCTGCGCAAGGCATCGCCGTTCTGCGGTACGACAAAGTCACGTACGAGCATACCTTTAAAGTGGCCGCCGATTCGAAGTTTACGCTGAAAAAAGAGACGGTCGACGATGCCCTGAAGGCGGTCGCGTTATTGAAACAGACACCGGAGATCGATGCCTCCCGCATCTTTGTCGTCGGCCATAGCCAAGGCGGTTATGCGATGCCGTTGATCATCGCAGGCGATACCAGCGGCGACATCGCCGGGACAATCTTGCTGTCCGGACCAAGCGGCAAATTCGCCGATGTGTTGGTTGAGCAGCAAGCGGAGCTCGTCAGCCGTGTGAAGGAGCTCGGCCTGGACCCGGCGCCTTACGAGCAGCAAGCTGCGATGTATACGTCGATCGCCGCGATGGTCAACGACCCGCAGTATACGGTTGACCATATGCCGGAGCAATTCCCGACCCAACCGGCGTACTGGTGGTTTGAGCAGAAAAACTACGTGCCGGCCGAGTTCGCCAAGCAGCAATCCGTTCCGATGCTGATCCTGCAAGGCGAGAACGATTGGCAAGTGACGATGAAGCAATTTGAAGGCTGGAAAACCGCGCTGCAAAACCGCAAAGACGTCGCGTTTAAATCGTATCCGCAGGTCAACCACCTGCTGGCCAAAGTGGATGGCCTCTCGATCGGCGCCGAGTACGCCCAACCGTCCAACGTCTCCAAGGAGATCATCGACGATATTGCAGCTTGGGTTCAGGGGATCAAGTAA
- a CDS encoding DUF1648 domain-containing protein: MQLLSTFLLLLMFLPLLASLALMPYLTRETVSFGVSVSEEQYWSEPVRRLRRLYASISGTIYSLLLIACFVSLWNKNGNEQGILFAIYLGVVLVISTGLHLAFYFRMKKLRPSLPAAPDSPALIAVDTGFRRQRLALSGKWFLIHAVIIVVSAALTLSQYASIPDTVAMKFDFSGQVVSSAAKSYRIVLFPNVMQIILTLLFWFVNWSIHHSKQQLRTSDPERSLRQNAAFRRRWSVFTVASSLALILMFSFIQVNMIRPMDISVITMVSLAVPVFIVLFAMVLTFTTGQGGSRIGRGRVPGNASAAPVYDDRYWKLGAIYFNPQDPTLFVEKRTGIGWTMNFANPISWLTLLGILVVIAWSAWLTK; encoded by the coding sequence ATGCAGCTACTATCTACATTTCTCTTATTGTTGATGTTTTTGCCCTTGCTGGCGTCCTTAGCCTTGATGCCTTATTTAACTCGGGAGACGGTAAGCTTCGGCGTATCCGTTAGCGAGGAGCAATACTGGAGCGAACCGGTGCGGCGGCTGCGCAGGCTGTATGCCTCCATCAGCGGAACCATCTATTCACTCCTGCTGATTGCCTGCTTCGTGAGCCTGTGGAACAAGAATGGCAATGAGCAGGGTATCCTGTTTGCCATTTATCTCGGAGTGGTCCTCGTGATCTCCACGGGACTCCATCTAGCGTTTTACTTCCGGATGAAAAAACTCCGCCCGTCCCTGCCCGCCGCTCCGGACTCTCCGGCCTTGATTGCGGTGGACACCGGGTTTCGCCGGCAAAGGCTGGCATTATCCGGCAAGTGGTTTCTGATCCACGCCGTCATCATTGTCGTAAGTGCAGCCCTGACCCTGAGCCAATACGCGTCTATCCCTGATACGGTCGCAATGAAGTTCGATTTTTCGGGTCAAGTGGTCAGCAGTGCCGCTAAATCTTATCGCATCGTGTTGTTTCCTAACGTGATGCAGATCATCTTAACGTTGCTGTTCTGGTTTGTGAATTGGTCGATCCATCACAGCAAACAACAGCTCCGGACCTCCGATCCAGAGCGCTCGCTCCGTCAAAACGCCGCGTTCCGCCGGAGATGGTCCGTCTTCACAGTAGCCTCATCCTTGGCGTTGATCCTGATGTTTTCGTTCATTCAAGTTAACATGATTCGTCCCATGGATATCAGCGTGATCACGATGGTTAGCCTGGCCGTCCCTGTATTTATTGTATTATTTGCCATGGTGCTGACCTTTACGACAGGCCAAGGCGGCAGCCGAATCGGACGCGGGCGTGTCCCCGGCAATGCAAGCGCCGCGCCGGTTTACGATGACCGTTACTGGAAGCTGGGAGCGATTTACTTTAATCCGCAGGACCCAACTCTTTTTGTGGAGAAAAGAACCGGGATCGGCTGGACGATGAACTTCGCAAATCCGATATCATGGCTCACCCTGCTGGGCATTCTGGTCGTCATCGCCTGGTCTGCCTGGCTTACTAAATAG
- a CDS encoding GntR family transcriptional regulator — protein sequence MIIQLDLQSEVPIYTQLVNQIIEGIASGRLQLGEPLPSVRSLASDIGVNLHTVNKAYTILKQEGYIQVHRQKGVVVDPVAMPPITPEFREKQRRELRPIVAEAICRGMEKEELLRIVEQIHQEISRKE from the coding sequence GTGATCATTCAGTTGGATTTACAATCGGAGGTCCCGATTTATACACAACTGGTTAATCAAATTATCGAAGGGATTGCCAGCGGACGGCTTCAACTGGGCGAACCCTTGCCCTCCGTACGCAGCTTGGCTTCCGATATCGGCGTTAACCTGCATACGGTGAACAAAGCCTATACGATTCTGAAGCAGGAAGGTTACATCCAAGTCCACCGCCAAAAAGGCGTTGTCGTCGATCCGGTGGCCATGCCGCCGATTACGCCGGAATTTCGCGAGAAACAGCGGCGCGAGCTGCGTCCGATCGTGGCCGAAGCCATCTGCCGCGGGATGGAGAAGGAAGAACTGCTTCGGATTGTAGAGCAAATCCACCAAGAGATTTCTCGAAAGGAGTAA
- a CDS encoding GNAT family N-acetyltransferase, whose product MSDQTEGRLTGYFSWYSAGGVEANINAMVHPQQRRQGIFRTLLEAAATDMREQGIQACRFKVPADSDAGQHTMEHLGAQFDKSQYAMEFLALPSDEIRNPNLALRRKR is encoded by the coding sequence GTGTCGGATCAGACGGAGGGGCGTTTGACCGGATACTTCAGCTGGTATTCAGCGGGTGGGGTGGAGGCGAACATCAATGCCATGGTGCATCCGCAGCAGCGCCGCCAAGGTATTTTCCGAACTTTGCTGGAGGCGGCGGCAACGGACATGCGCGAGCAGGGGATTCAAGCCTGCCGATTTAAAGTTCCGGCGGATTCGGATGCCGGTCAACATACCATGGAGCATCTTGGCGCCCAGTTTGACAAATCGCAGTACGCAATGGAGTTTCTCGCTTTACCGAGCGATGAGATCAGGAACCCGAACCTCGCGCTTCGCCGGAAACGCTGA
- the acnA gene encoding aconitate hydratase AcnA: MSANDFFSAARTLEVGGKSYRYYDLQALEQQGLGKISRLPFSIKVLLEAAVRQYDGRAITQEHVKQIAGWSEGRDENKEIPFIPARIVLQDFTGVPVVVDLAAMRDTVKKAGGDPKQINPLVPVDLVIDHSVMVDAFGSPDALEYNMKVEFERNEERYRFLRWAQTAFNNFRAVPPATGIVHQVNLEYLASVAATKTVNGETFVYPDSLVGTDSHTTMINGLGVVGWGVGGIEAEAGMLGQPLYFVAPEVIGFKLTGSLAEGATATDLALTVTQMLRKKGVVGKFVEFYGPGLTNISLADRATVANMAPEYGATIGYFPVDKETLAYLRSTGRSEEQIALVEAYYKAQGMFRTDDTPDPVFTDLIELDLGSVVPSLAGPKRPQDRIELTAMKESFNSIIRTPVEKGGYGLTEEKIEQSVPVKHPDGSTSELKTGAVVIAAITSCTNTSNPSVMVGAGLLAKKAVERGLTKPGYVKSSLTPGSLVVTEYLQKAGLIEPLEALGFHVAGYGCATCIGNSGPLPDEVSAAIADNDLTVAAVLSGNRNFEGRVHAQVKANYLASPPLVVAYALAGTVNIDLQNDPIGYDRDNKPVYLKDIWPSSQEIKEVIGQSMSPEMFRSKYENVFTQNERWNSIPVPQGELYEWDEKSTYIQNPPFFEKIGEGLSDIADIRGARVLALLGDSVTTDHISPAGNISPSSPAGKYLTEHGVERKDFNSYGSRRGNHEVMMRGTFANIRIRNQVAPGTEGGVTKYLPTDEVMSIYDASMKYQAEGQNLVVIAGKEYGTGSSRDWAAKGTYLLGVKAVIAESFERIHRSNLVGMGVLPLQFKEGLSWKTLGIDGTETFDIEGLSNDVKPGQELTVTATRQDGSTFQFTVIARLDSMVDVDYYHNGGILQTVLRQMIAANA; this comes from the coding sequence ATGTCAGCGAACGATTTTTTCTCCGCTGCCCGTACGCTGGAGGTCGGCGGCAAGAGCTACCGCTACTATGACCTGCAAGCTCTTGAGCAGCAAGGTCTGGGGAAGATTTCCAGACTTCCGTTCTCCATTAAAGTATTGCTTGAAGCCGCTGTCCGCCAATATGACGGAAGAGCGATCACCCAAGAACATGTGAAGCAAATCGCCGGTTGGAGCGAGGGCCGCGATGAGAATAAAGAGATTCCTTTTATCCCCGCTCGTATCGTATTGCAGGATTTCACCGGTGTACCGGTCGTCGTCGACCTCGCCGCGATGCGCGACACCGTGAAGAAAGCCGGTGGGGATCCGAAACAAATCAACCCGCTCGTGCCGGTTGACCTCGTCATCGACCACTCCGTCATGGTCGACGCGTTTGGTTCCCCAGATGCGCTTGAGTACAACATGAAGGTTGAGTTTGAGCGCAACGAAGAACGTTATCGCTTCCTGCGCTGGGCGCAAACCGCCTTCAACAACTTCCGCGCCGTACCTCCGGCTACCGGGATTGTTCACCAGGTCAACCTGGAGTATCTGGCATCTGTGGCCGCTACGAAGACCGTAAACGGCGAAACGTTCGTTTACCCAGATTCGCTCGTAGGCACCGACTCCCATACGACGATGATCAACGGTCTTGGCGTCGTTGGCTGGGGCGTTGGCGGGATCGAGGCCGAAGCGGGCATGCTGGGGCAGCCGCTCTATTTTGTCGCTCCGGAAGTTATCGGGTTTAAGCTCACCGGCAGCCTGGCTGAGGGCGCTACGGCCACCGACTTGGCGCTGACCGTTACGCAAATGCTGCGGAAGAAAGGCGTTGTCGGCAAATTCGTGGAATTCTATGGCCCAGGCCTGACCAACATCAGCCTTGCCGATCGCGCGACCGTGGCAAACATGGCCCCGGAATACGGTGCAACGATCGGTTACTTCCCGGTAGATAAGGAAACGCTCGCTTATCTGCGCAGCACCGGCCGCTCCGAAGAGCAAATCGCGCTGGTTGAAGCCTATTACAAAGCGCAAGGCATGTTCCGCACGGACGATACGCCGGATCCGGTATTTACCGATCTGATCGAGCTGGATCTTGGCTCCGTCGTACCAAGCTTGGCCGGACCAAAGCGTCCGCAGGACCGCATCGAGCTTACTGCGATGAAAGAGAGCTTCAACTCCATCATCCGCACGCCGGTTGAGAAAGGCGGTTACGGCCTGACCGAAGAGAAGATCGAGCAGTCCGTACCGGTGAAGCATCCGGACGGTTCAACCAGCGAACTGAAAACTGGCGCCGTCGTTATCGCGGCGATTACGAGCTGTACCAACACCTCCAACCCAAGCGTTATGGTCGGCGCTGGCCTGCTGGCGAAGAAAGCCGTTGAACGCGGTCTGACCAAGCCGGGTTACGTGAAGAGCAGCTTGACCCCAGGCTCCCTCGTGGTAACGGAGTATCTGCAAAAAGCCGGCTTAATCGAGCCGCTCGAAGCACTTGGCTTCCACGTTGCCGGTTACGGGTGCGCAACCTGTATCGGGAACTCCGGTCCATTGCCGGACGAAGTCAGCGCAGCGATCGCCGATAACGATCTGACGGTTGCGGCGGTACTTTCGGGGAACCGGAACTTTGAAGGCCGCGTCCATGCACAGGTGAAAGCGAACTATCTGGCTTCTCCGCCGCTGGTCGTTGCTTACGCGCTCGCGGGTACGGTGAATATCGACCTGCAAAACGATCCGATCGGCTACGACCGCGACAACAAGCCGGTTTACCTGAAGGACATCTGGCCTTCTTCCCAAGAAATTAAGGAAGTGATCGGCCAATCGATGAGTCCGGAGATGTTCCGCAGCAAATACGAGAATGTCTTCACGCAAAACGAACGCTGGAATTCCATCCCGGTTCCGCAAGGCGAGCTGTACGAGTGGGATGAGAAATCGACCTATATCCAAAATCCGCCGTTCTTTGAGAAGATTGGCGAAGGCTTGTCCGACATTGCAGACATCCGCGGTGCACGTGTGCTGGCCTTGCTCGGCGATTCGGTAACGACCGACCATATCTCTCCGGCGGGCAACATTTCGCCAAGCAGTCCGGCGGGCAAATATTTGACAGAGCATGGAGTTGAACGCAAAGACTTCAACTCCTACGGGTCCCGCCGCGGTAACCACGAGGTCATGATGCGCGGCACGTTCGCCAACATCCGCATCCGCAACCAAGTGGCGCCAGGTACGGAAGGCGGCGTAACGAAATACCTGCCGACGGACGAAGTGATGTCGATCTACGACGCTTCGATGAAATATCAAGCTGAAGGCCAAAACCTCGTTGTCATTGCCGGCAAAGAATACGGTACCGGAAGCTCCCGTGACTGGGCAGCGAAAGGCACGTACCTGCTGGGTGTCAAAGCGGTTATCGCGGAGAGCTTCGAACGGATCCACCGCAGTAACCTGGTCGGCATGGGTGTACTGCCGCTGCAATTTAAGGAAGGCTTAAGCTGGAAAACGCTAGGCATCGACGGCACCGAAACGTTTGATATCGAAGGCCTGAGCAACGACGTGAAGCCGGGTCAAGAATTAACCGTAACGGCAACCCGCCAGGATGGAAGCACGTTCCAGTTCACGGTGATTGCCCGCCTCGACAGCATGGTCGATGTGGATTACTATCACAACGGCGGCATCCTGCAAACCGTATTGCGTCAAATGATCGCAGCAAACGCGTAA
- a CDS encoding amidase domain-containing protein: protein MAEEWKKTLSVYVNEQNQDEVDYRTPSGGTVVTDVDYLMRRGERKRRLESWYRLRGASPLRCETRAKLVREIEKREGEIEVDLQLSRKIYYEKGGARHQEERIEKQRLTLARDGSGWIVSKVEQPVPERHPVMVLPDHNEEEAAGSKGAVPRPFLNHEVLGIGGARSIAYRREEAVIYADRWWDSFNPEFAAFEVDCTNYISQCLFAGGAPINYTGKRESGWWYKGYVGGRELWSYSWSVANALARYLGQSRTGLRAELLERPEQLQLGDVIAYDWDGNGTFQHNTIVTAFDAGGMPLVNAHTTPSKHRYWDYRDSYAWTEKTVYRFYHIADRF from the coding sequence ATGGCGGAGGAATGGAAGAAGACGTTATCGGTTTATGTAAACGAACAGAACCAGGACGAAGTGGACTATCGCACGCCTAGCGGAGGCACGGTCGTAACCGATGTGGATTATCTAATGCGGCGGGGTGAGCGGAAGCGCAGACTGGAGAGCTGGTATCGCCTTCGGGGAGCCTCGCCGCTGCGCTGCGAGACCCGGGCCAAGCTGGTGCGTGAGATCGAGAAGCGCGAGGGCGAGATCGAGGTCGATCTGCAGCTGTCCCGCAAAATATACTATGAAAAAGGCGGAGCCCGCCATCAGGAGGAGCGAATCGAAAAGCAGCGCCTAACCTTGGCGCGCGACGGTTCCGGCTGGATCGTCAGCAAGGTGGAACAGCCGGTGCCTGAGCGGCATCCGGTGATGGTGCTCCCTGATCATAATGAAGAGGAAGCGGCGGGGAGCAAGGGAGCTGTGCCGCGGCCGTTTTTGAACCACGAAGTTCTCGGGATAGGCGGCGCACGCAGCATCGCTTACCGTCGCGAGGAAGCCGTGATATACGCTGATCGGTGGTGGGACAGCTTTAATCCGGAATTCGCCGCCTTTGAGGTGGATTGCACGAACTATATCTCCCAGTGCCTCTTTGCAGGCGGAGCCCCAATAAACTATACTGGAAAAAGAGAATCGGGCTGGTGGTACAAAGGTTATGTCGGCGGACGGGAGCTGTGGAGCTACAGCTGGTCAGTGGCCAATGCGTTAGCGCGCTATCTCGGCCAGAGCCGAACCGGACTTCGCGCCGAACTGCTCGAGCGTCCGGAGCAACTCCAGCTTGGCGATGTGATCGCCTACGACTGGGACGGCAACGGCACGTTTCAACACAATACGATCGTGACCGCGTTCGACGCTGGCGGCATGCCGCTGGTTAACGCCCATACGACGCCAAGCAAGCACCGTTATTGGGATTACCGGGATTCCTACGCCTGGACCGAAAAGACGGTGTATCGTTTTTATCATATCGCGGACCGCTTCTAG